From a region of the Polyangiaceae bacterium genome:
- a CDS encoding MarR family transcriptional regulator — protein sequence MGWQRSIDKVLRPIGLTHTRFLVLDAAAQAFERLDDAVSQAKIAEVAGIDEASTSRIARRLEQDGLIDRGPDGVDARYWRVIVTREGYGLLRLARPVVDAAAARFFARGA from the coding sequence ATGGGATGGCAGCGCAGCATCGACAAGGTGCTGCGTCCCATCGGACTCACGCACACCCGATTCTTGGTACTCGACGCCGCGGCCCAGGCCTTCGAACGGCTCGACGATGCGGTCTCCCAGGCGAAGATCGCCGAGGTTGCGGGTATCGACGAAGCGTCGACGTCGCGCATCGCTCGGCGGCTCGAGCAAGACGGCCTGATAGATCGCGGGCCTGACGGCGTGGATGCACGGTACTGGCGCGTGATCGTGACACGCGAAGGCTATGGCCTTCTGCGCCTCGCTCGACCAGTGGTGGACGCCGCCGCGGCACGCTTCTTCGCTCGAGGCGCGTGA
- a CDS encoding IS21 family transposase, protein MRDLRPPTWRSGRRFRTTACDASRRRTPSSTRTTRRCARSARIGRPSKAAWFTDRIKEWLAEDPDLPTQELLRRAKESGYAGKKTAFYTLVAGLREPRAAPVVRFEGLPGEFSQHDFGHVDVRFVDGRKKRVHFFASRLKYSRFAQVTLVENERVETILRCLARDFVAFGGLPLMAVFDRPKTIVKKSGKGREVQEFNQIFAQAIVDIGVGVEMCAPRSGNQKGSVERLVGWVKSSFFKHRKFQDEEDLRAQLATWHIEVNTQTASRATGVIPEIRRQEELTRLRPAKVFPETSHCGSPCLSAPLRK, encoded by the coding sequence GTGCGGGATTTGCGCCCTCCGACGTGGCGAAGCGGGCGCAGGTTTCGGACGACAGCGTGCGACGCATCCAGAAGGAGGACGCCGTCGAGCACACGGACGACGCGGCGGTGCGCGCGCAGCGCGCGCATCGGGCGTCCATCGAAGGCGGCGTGGTTCACCGATCGCATCAAGGAGTGGCTCGCCGAGGACCCGGACCTGCCCACGCAGGAGTTGCTGCGTCGCGCGAAGGAGTCCGGATACGCGGGTAAGAAGACCGCGTTCTACACGCTCGTCGCTGGTCTCCGAGAGCCACGCGCCGCACCGGTTGTTCGCTTCGAGGGTCTCCCAGGTGAGTTCTCGCAGCACGATTTCGGCCATGTAGATGTCCGTTTCGTGGATGGCCGGAAGAAGCGCGTGCACTTCTTCGCGTCGCGATTGAAGTACTCGCGGTTCGCGCAAGTCACGCTCGTCGAAAACGAGCGCGTAGAAACCATCCTGCGTTGCCTTGCGCGCGACTTCGTCGCCTTTGGCGGACTGCCTCTCATGGCGGTGTTCGATCGCCCGAAGACCATCGTGAAAAAAAGTGGCAAGGGGCGCGAGGTCCAGGAGTTCAACCAGATCTTCGCGCAGGCGATTGTCGACATCGGCGTCGGCGTCGAGATGTGCGCCCCACGCAGCGGAAACCAGAAAGGCTCCGTTGAGCGCCTGGTCGGATGGGTGAAGAGCTCGTTCTTCAAGCACCGCAAGTTCCAGGACGAGGAGGATCTGCGTGCGCAGCTCGCCACCTGGCATATCGAAGTCAACACGCAGACTGCGTCGCGGGCGACAGGCGTGATTCCGGAAATCCGGCGCCAGGAGGAGCTCACACGGCTCCGTCCGGCGAAGGTGTTTCCGGAAACCTCGCACTGCGGATCCCCGTGTTTGTCGGCCCCACTGCGGAAGTGA
- a CDS encoding ATP-binding protein: MVPRSAPADTLRGRGRAPSRHAPQARRQCRGVPLPAHRRGVRFHLPVDATLTTIGSLLAPDFVTEGRSVIFLGRPGRGKTHLAIAIAYRALQNGFDALFTTAVELIDELSLASREGRMREALASYVRPHVLVVDEVGYLSYGADAANVLYHVVNERHIRRRAMVFTTNKHPKRWGGVLHDDDLADAIVDRILERGRLLRLDGPSVRTKHIPADELAGDEHDPGSRRISGIGAAEFPERTTTRVRDGREGM, encoded by the coding sequence GTGGTCCCACGGTCAGCTCCTGCAGACACTCTTCGAGGAAGAGGTCGCGCACCGTCGCGGCACGCGCCTCAGGCGCGCCGTCAATGCCGCGGCGTTCCCCTTCCTGCGCACCGTCGAGGAGTTCGATTTCACCTACCAGTCGACGCTACGCTCACGACCATCGGCTCGCTGCTCGCGCCGGACTTCGTGACCGAGGGGCGGTCCGTCATCTTTCTCGGTAGGCCCGGTCGCGGTAAAACGCACCTTGCGATCGCCATCGCATACAGGGCCCTGCAAAACGGATTCGACGCACTGTTCACTACCGCCGTGGAGCTCATTGACGAGCTCTCCCTGGCAAGCCGCGAGGGCCGCATGCGTGAGGCTCTCGCATCGTACGTGCGTCCCCATGTGCTCGTCGTCGACGAGGTCGGCTACCTGAGCTACGGCGCCGACGCTGCCAACGTCCTGTACCACGTGGTCAACGAGCGACACATCAGGCGCCGCGCCATGGTGTTTACCACCAACAAGCATCCGAAGCGCTGGGGCGGTGTGCTCCACGACGACGACCTCGCCGACGCCATCGTCGACCGCATCCTCGAGCGGGGCCGCCTCCTACGCCTCGATGGTCCCTCGGTGCGCACCAAGCACATTCCCGCCGACGAGCTCGCCGGCGACGAACACGACCCGGGAAGCCGCAGAATTTCCGGAATCGGCGCCGCAGAATTTCCGGAACGCACAACAACTCGCGTGAGAGACGGGCGCGAAGGGATGTGA
- the gdhA gene encoding NADP-specific glutamate dehydrogenase: protein MTEELHPYAARVLAEVVGRAQWEREFVDTVQDVFASVGPLLESSPRYEAERLLERIVEPDRVFSFRVTWTDDRQRVQVNRGWRVQFNGALGPYKGGTRFHASVNLDTLKALAFEQTFKNALTGLPLGSGKGGADFPARGRSEHEVMRFSQSYMTELFHHIGSDTDVPAGDIGVGTREIGYLFGQYRRLTRAFNVALTGKGLAWGGSRLRPEATGFGVAYFAEEMLKARGETLQGKTVAISGFGNVAWGVAKKVADLGGKTVTLSGPDGFIHDPDGVTGDKLDYMLALRLSGRDEVQPYAEKFGVDFHAGRRPWEVPCDVACPCAIQNELEEDDARNLVKNGVKFVVEGANMPTTREALRILRAAGVAYAPGKASNAGGVAVSGLEMTQNRSGQSWDAETVDRELHKIMVSIHTLCLSASERYGRPGDYVVGANIGAFAKVADAMLDQGVI, encoded by the coding sequence ATGACTGAAGAGCTTCATCCGTATGCGGCGAGGGTGCTCGCCGAGGTCGTGGGTCGTGCGCAGTGGGAGCGTGAGTTCGTGGACACGGTGCAGGACGTGTTTGCGTCCGTGGGGCCGCTGCTCGAGAGCTCGCCGCGCTATGAGGCGGAGCGGCTGCTCGAGCGCATCGTGGAGCCGGACCGCGTGTTCTCATTTCGGGTGACGTGGACGGACGACCGCCAGCGGGTGCAGGTGAACCGCGGTTGGCGCGTGCAGTTCAACGGAGCGCTCGGGCCTTACAAGGGGGGCACGCGCTTCCATGCGTCGGTGAATCTGGACACGCTCAAGGCGCTGGCCTTCGAGCAGACGTTCAAGAACGCGCTCACCGGGTTGCCCCTGGGCAGCGGCAAGGGTGGCGCGGACTTCCCTGCGCGCGGGCGTTCGGAGCACGAGGTGATGCGCTTCTCCCAGAGCTACATGACGGAGCTGTTCCATCACATCGGTTCCGACACCGATGTGCCGGCGGGGGACATCGGCGTGGGCACGCGGGAGATCGGTTACCTGTTTGGGCAGTACCGGCGGCTCACGCGGGCGTTCAACGTGGCGCTCACGGGCAAAGGGCTGGCGTGGGGCGGGTCGCGCCTGCGGCCGGAAGCGACGGGCTTTGGCGTCGCCTATTTCGCGGAGGAAATGCTGAAGGCCCGCGGAGAAACGCTGCAGGGGAAGACGGTCGCCATCAGCGGCTTCGGCAACGTGGCGTGGGGCGTGGCCAAGAAGGTGGCCGATCTCGGCGGCAAGACGGTGACGCTCTCGGGGCCCGATGGCTTCATCCACGATCCCGACGGAGTGACGGGAGACAAGCTCGACTACATGTTGGCTTTGCGTCTGAGCGGCCGCGACGAAGTGCAGCCCTACGCCGAGAAGTTCGGAGTGGACTTCCACGCCGGCCGCCGACCCTGGGAGGTGCCCTGTGACGTGGCGTGTCCCTGCGCCATCCAGAACGAGCTGGAAGAAGACGACGCGCGCAACCTGGTGAAGAACGGCGTCAAGTTCGTGGTGGAGGGCGCGAACATGCCGACCACCCGTGAGGCGCTCCGCATCCTGCGGGCGGCGGGTGTGGCCTACGCGCCGGGCAAGGCGTCCAACGCCGGTGGCGTCGCCGTTTCCGGTCTGGAAATGACGCAGAACCGCTCCGGACAATCGTGGGACGCCGAGACGGTGGATCGCGAGCTCCACAAGATCATGGTGAGCATCCACACGCTATGTCTGTCCGCGTCGGAGCGCTACGGCCGCCCCGGAGACTACGTGGTGGGCGCGAACATCGGCGCCTTCGCCAAGGTCGCCGACGCCATGCTCGACCAAGGCGTAATCTAG